A section of the Phaseolus vulgaris cultivar G19833 chromosome 8, P. vulgaris v2.0, whole genome shotgun sequence genome encodes:
- the LOC137825402 gene encoding uncharacterized protein: MSIRNLSPDVAMHHMLTALRPGPFADNLCMQPANSLDELRKRAAKYMQLEELREFRNQARAEAGGERKEEKDRQARPTQRTDRRRENRDRPIRFSRYTPLTAERGRILDEALSAELIPPPRKVASPNNADRRKQCRYHQNTGHSTDECQALKDKIEELIQAGHLRRYRGTYHAHRAKKECRHISMHPRDKEKTAFMTADANYYYEVMPFGLKNAGATYQRLMDKVFKGLIGRAVEVYVDDIVVKSDSFEQHLKDLDEVFKALRGVNMKLNPEICTFGVEGGKEDDRMSVELSEFDIRYEPRGAIKSQCLADFSAELTPLPTLSGDWTLYVDGSSNKTACGAGVVLEGPGDLLLEQALQFGFRATNNQAEYEALLAGLNLAYDMRAREVTCKSDSQVMVGQINGGFEVKEPLLQQYYHAAKNSIVRFNKAPLQHIPREDNKRADILSKLSVTKKKSHQRSVIQIWLRHPSVTEAEAECLAVEEEEAEADNWMTPVIRYLTDGTCTANQEKVMKQQCARYTMINKDLYRRGYSTPC, encoded by the exons ATGAGCATCCGAAATCTGAGTCCGGACGTCgccatgcaccacatgctgacaGCCCTGCGCCCGGGGCCCTTTGCCGACAACCTATGCATGCAGCCGGCCAACAGCCTGGACGAGCTGAGAAAGAGAGCCGCTAAGTACATGCAGCTGGAGGAACTAAGAGAGTTCCGCAACCAGGCCCGTGCCGAGGCCGGCGGAGAGAGGAAGGAAGAAAAGGACCGCCAGGCGCGGCCGACACAGAGAACTGATCGGCGACGGGAGAATCGAGACCGACCGATTCGATTCTCGAGATACACGCCATTGACGGCTGAGAGAGGGAGGATCTTGGACGAGGCCCTCAGCGCCGAGTTGATCCCTCCCCCAAGGAAGGTGGCCAGCCCAAATAATGCCGACCGGAGGAAGCAGTGTCGGTACCACCAAAACACCGGACACTCGACCGACGAGTGTCAGGCCCTTAAGGACAAGATCGAGGAACTTATCCAGGCTGGGCATCTCCGCCGTTATCGAGGAACTTATCATGCACACCGCGCTAAAAAAGAATGTCGACAT ataagcatgcacccgCGGGACAAGGAGAAGACGGCCTTCATGACGGCCGATGCCAACTACTACTATGAGGTCATGCCGTTCGGCCTCAAGAACGCCGGGGCGACCTACCAGCGTCTCATGGACAAAGTTTTCAAGGGTCTGATAGGCCGGGCGGTAGAAGTctatgtggacgacatagtCGTGAAATCTGACTCGTTCGAGCAACATCTGAAGGATCTGGACGAGGTCTTCAAGGCTCTAAGGGGAGTCAACATGAAACTCAACCCCGAAATATGTACTTTCGGGGTGGAGGGAGGAAA GGAGGATGATAGGATGTCGGTCGAACTCTCCGAGTTCGACATACGTTATGAGCCGAGGGGTGCCATCAAGTCTCAATGCTTGGCCGACTTCTCGGCCGAGCTGACACCACTGCCCACCCTCTCAGGCGATTGGACTCTCTACGTGGACGGCTCCTCAAATAAAACAGCCTGTGGAGCGGGAGTCGTCCTGGAGGGGCCGGGCGACCTCCTCTTGGAACAAGCCCTCCAGTTCGGATTTCGGGCGACCAACAATCAAGCCGAATACGAAGCCCTGCTGGCCGGGCTGAACCTAGCCTATGACATGAGAGCGCGCGAGGTCACatgcaaaagcgactcccaggtgATGGTCGGCCAAATCAATGGAGGTTTCGAGGTTAAAGAACCTTTGCTGCAGCAATACTACCACGCGGCCAAAAACAGTATCGTCCGCTTCAACAAAGCACCCTTGCAACACATACCGAGGGAGGACAACAAGAGGGCCGACATCCTGTCCAAGCTCTCGGTCACCAAGAAGAAGAGCCATCAGAGATCGGTCATACAAATATGGCTGAGACACCCGAGTGTGACGGAGGCCGAGGCCGAGTGTCTAGCtgtagaagaagaagaggctGAGGCCGACAATTGGATGACACCCGTCATCCGATACCTGACGGACGGCACGTGCACGGCCAACCAAGAGAAGGTGATGAAGCAACAATGCGCCCGGTACACCATGATCAACAAAGATTTGTATCGGAGAGGCTACTCAACCCCCTGCTAA